In Brasilonema sennae CENA114, the sequence ATGACACTTTCTGCCACCGGTGTTGGGATGTTGTCCTTTCCATTCCAGACTCCACCAATGATATAAGGACGATGGATATCGCCATGCTCAAAACCTACCAAAACTTCATCATTTACTTCAGGTAAACAGTCAAACCCCTTCTGGTATTGACCGGCTCCTATAGCCACAACCCTAGCCCAGTAACTTTCATGTTCTTCCACCTGACCAGCTTTATTACCTGAACCAACTTTATTACCTGGACTAACTTTATTACCCGGACCAACACCAGGCATGTTAGGCTTGCTCGATCCCGGTTGGTCTGGTGGCGTCAGAGTTGGGAAATAGACTTTAACTCTGCCCATGCCTTGAGGATCGTTATTATCAGTGACAATGCCAACCAGAAAAGTTTGACCAGGCTGTAAGCGCACGGGTGTCGAAATAGTTGAAAATAAACTTCCACTACGTAGTCCTCTTACACTAAATTCAGTGTGATAAACCCTTCCGCTATATATATGACGTGTTTCTGTAACGTAATATTCACCGCTATAGCGATCGCCTAAACCGTCGATAGTTACAACTCGTCCAGGTCTAATGTTGGGATTACCCACAGATTTTGCATCTGCATAAATAAATTCTCCTCCTAGTTCATCACACAACGCCTGAGCCATTGCCTGTGCTTCTTGGGCAGTAGACACAGGTTGATCTACTACTGTTATTTTGGATGGCTCTTTAAGATTAAAGTTGTCAATAGCAACACTTCCTAGAGCGCTACCCGTCTGTGTGACTACATTTTCTGATGTAGCTGTTTCGGAGATTGCTTGTTTCTGAGTATAGTCCCAACTACGTACCTCTACAGAACTTACCTGTTGAGCACTAGTAATACGGGTTTTGAAACTATTAATCTCATCTAGCCATTTGAGTTGTAATGAGCTTTGACTAGCTGGCTTACAAAAATTCAGTTGATTGTCTTGTACATACAGCTCGTATCCAATGCGAGCGGCTCTTTCCCGCAGAAACTCCATATGAGTTTGGTTTTCTTGAAAGACATATTCATGCTTCTGACCGCTGTTATCGCACCTGTTCATAGTTATCCCTGTTCGCGTTGCAATATCCTTTACTATTTCGGTATCACTCATGTTTAAATATGAATAATTATGACGACCTCTATGGAGACGATGGGAAATATCGTAACCGCGAACAATAATGGGAGCCTCTGATTTCTCGTTAAAGCTAACTTCAATTCCTGTAATTTCACCTTCGATTAGATATTCTTCCAGTTCGTCGTCAAAATTAGGATCTTGAGTAGTACTGGAAACGAAACCTATTTTGACTTTGTTACCAATTTCAAACAATTTTTCATGTCGCCAAGGTTGGTATTCTGGGCGTGGGCTAGTGGGAAGATAACTATTGTGTATCACCAATGTAAACATTGCTGGTGCATGAAGGCTTTCTTCTACAATGATTTGCAAAAAATCCTTCATTAATTCAGGAGAAGCTGTTTGCCAACGACTACCGCCAGCACTCGACAATTGTATTCTCGGAATAGATAAATAAAGGCTTTCTTTTGCAGGCATAACTCTTAATTAAAATGATAGTTTGGTAAACAAGAAAAAACTTTAAAAGGGCTTTTTATAGATTTCCTTTTTACGATTGAGTCAGGTATTCTTTAGCAGACATAGCGGTAAATACCCAAGTTTATCTGATTTACATTTTATGCAAATTACTTGAACACGTTACCGCTTACTGCGTGGGCCACCGCCCCGTGGACCACCGCCCTTTGGACCACCGCCCTTTGGACCACCGCCCTTTGGACCACCGCCCTTTGGACCACCGCCCCGTGGACCACCGCCCCGTGGACCACCGCCCTTTGGATCACCAGGTCCCTGGCTGGGTGGAACATCGCTTTTGTCTACTTCTCGTAGTTGAATATCGACCAGTGCTCTGACAGGTGTACCATCAGTTAAAAACATGGTTAGTGTGTAGGTTAAACTGTCAATGACACAGGGAAAATACTTGTTGTCTCCCCACATAAATATATAGACTGGGGGACGCTGGTCGTCTCCACTCTGAATAGTTTCTACACCTTTTTTAATATCGTCTATATATTTCGTCAATACTGATTCTTTCGTTTCATAAGTGTCAAATAATAGCTGTTGAAGAGTTAATTGATATGGCTGAACTCCAGAAAAGTTTATCTTTGGCAATAGAGATGTTCCTCTGTTACCGTCTTGGGATGTCCAGTTAACACTTCGCGAGAAGCTAATTTCAGTTGGATTAAACATGACTTCAATATCTGGAGCTTCATTATTACATGCCATTAGTGTTGCTTTTGCAAGCTGCGGGTTCAGTTGATTGGGTTCTGCAAGCTGTGTTTTTGCACCATTATTAGGTTGATTAGTCGGTGGAGTTTTTGGAGAATTCTTTGATTGTTGATTAGTCGGTGGAGTTTTTGGAGAATTCTTTGATTGTTGATTAGTCGGTGGAGTTTTTGGAGGATTCTTTGGTTGATTAGTCGGTGGAGTTTTTGGAGGATTCTTTGGTTGAGGTGGCATTTCTTTAGCTTATATTACTATTATTGATAATTACCAGGGTAGGCGACCTGAGTATATGCCATTACCATGTCTTTCTCTTTCAATTTCCAATCGTTGGCGCAATCTGTTATATATTTCTCGTGCAAGAGTTTCGATATCATCAGCAATTTTATCTTCAGTTGGAGGAGAACAAAAAAAGCTTTTTATAGTTTGTGTTATGGGTTGCGCTTCTGTATCAATATCGGATGGAACGGCTCCATTGGATGATGTAATCTCCTCGCGTGGAGAGACTTCTCCTCCGTTAGCAAAACCTTGTAACACGGCTTTTCGCCTAATCGTAGTTTTTGGCGATTTTGAAACTGTAGGAACTTTTAAATTTTTCCTACTATATTTTACAGGTTCTGAATCAAATGCTGTAGATTGATTGGTACTGCCGCTTAGTAATTCTTCAACACTTGACCACTGGGAAGGTGCTGTTTCAGAGGGAGAGTTAGTAGCAGGAGTTGATTGTTGGAAAACTAAATTAGGCAATGAATATTGCTCTGAGTGTTTACCCACTTTTGTTCTAGTATTTTCTTTTGTATAAGCCTGAATAAAAGTAGATCTTGAAAGATTTTGTTTTTCAACAATTTCCTGACCGATTGACGATGAAATCAGTGCATGAGATGTTGTAGGTGAAGTAGCATCTAAACTTTCCCTTTGTATTAAAGTTTGATTATAATAATTGGTATGAATAGAATGATCTGAAGCTAAAGCTGACTTTTCTTCATCTTGTGAATTTGGGATCTCTTTAGGGGAAATAAAATTCTCTGGTCTTCCCCCACTATTTATATGTTCTAGGAGAGTAAGATTTTTCTGTGTGTCCTGGGCATTAATGACAAACTCTCCAGGAGTCAGCATAGCAGCAACCGTATCGGAGGGCGCTATACTCTGGCTACCTTGAACCTGGGTAGTCACTACCTGACCCCCAGTTGCAAAACCTGTGGGCGCTAGCAGATTATCAAAAGTGGGGTTTTTTGGAGATGATTCATTCGGGAAATCCCCTATTAGGTCTTGCTCCACCACTGTAGATTCGTCTCCTAAAGTGGATAGGGTAGTTGTTGATACATCAGGTATGGCTGTTGGTGTTACTGGCAGAATTTGTTGTGATGTCTCAGCAGTTGGTTTATGTTGGCTGGGTTGAAAAGGTTGTGTTATTTGCGTCTGTGCAGTGACATTGTTGAGTACATCTGAAGCACCAACTGATGCATCGGAACCTATCCCTTGTTCCGCATTGAGGAACTGCCGCATCACTGTAGATTCATTCCCCAAAATGGGTGGGGTAGTTGTTAATACACCCGGTACAGGAGTTGGTTCTGACTTGTTATTTACGTCTGGTGTAATGACTGTTGGTGTTACTGGCGGAATTTGTTGTGATGTTTCAGCGGTTGGTTTATGTCGGCTGGGTTGAGAAGGTTGTGTTGTTTGCGTCTGTGCAGTGACATTATTGGATAAATCTAAAATGCTGGGTTGAGGTTGTGCCTCTACGGTGAGAGGTAGTGGTAGATTTGATTGTTCAACTGGAGTTAATGTTTCTGGTGTGGGTACAACAGTTGGAGAATTGGGGGCAATCTTTTGTTCTTGGTTGAGAGACTGCCGCATCAGTGTGGATTCATTTCCCAAAGTGGGTGGGGCAGTTGTTGATGCACTAGATATAAGAGTTGGTTCTGACTTGTTATTTACGTCTGGTGTAATGAGTGTTGGTGTGACTGGCGGAATTTGTTGTGATGTTTCGGTACTTGTGCTCTCTACGTTGGGTTGCGCCGGCAGTGTTGTTTGCGTTTGTGTGGTCAGAGGTAATGGTAGATTTGATTGTTCAACTGGAGTTAATGTTTCTGGTGTGGGTACAACAGTTGGAGAATCGGAGGCAATCTTTTGTTCTGGTGTGGATGCCGGTTTTGATTCATCACTAATATGTGAACTCGTAACTGTTGGTAGCACTGGTGGATTTTGCACTGATGTTGAAGTACTTGTGCTATCTAGATTGGGTTGCGCTCGCAGTGTTGTTTGTGTTTGTGTAGTCAGATGTAGTGGTAGATTTGATTGCTTAACTGGAGTTAATGTTTCTGGTGTGGGTACAACAGTTGGAGAATCGGGGGCAATCCCTTGTTCTTGGTTGAGAGACTGCCGCATCAGTGTGGATTCATTTCCCAAAGTGGGTGGGGCAGTTGTTGATGCACTAGATATAAGAGTTGGTTCTGACTTGTTATTTACGTCTGGTGTAATGAGTGTTGGTGTGACTGGCGGAATTTGTTGTGATGTTTCGGTACTTGTGCTCTCTACGTTGGGTTGCGCCGGCAGTGTTGTTTGCGTTTGTGTGGTCAGAGGTAATGGTAGATTTGATTGTTCAACTGGAGTTAATGTTTCTGGTGTGGGTACAACAGTTGGAGAATCGGAGGCAATCTTTTGTTCTGGTGTGGATGCCGGTTTTGATTCTTCACCGACATGTGAACTCGTAACTGTTGGTAGCACTGGTGGATTTTGCACTGATGTTGAAGTACTTGTGCTATCTACGTTCGGTTGCGCTCGCAGTGTTGTTTGTGTTTGTGTAGTCAGATGTAGTGGTAGATCTGAAAGACTCGGTTGAGATGAGTGTGTTGTTTGTGTTTGTGTAGTCAGATGTAGTGGTAGATTTGATTGCTCAACTGGAGTTAATGTTTCTGGTGTGGGTACAACAGTTGGAGAATTGGGGGCAATCTTTTGTTCCGCTTTGAGAGACTGCCGCATGAGCGTGGGTTGCTCGCCCAAAGTGGGTGAGGCAGTTGTTGATGCACTAGATATAGGAGTTGGTTCTGACTTGTTATTTACGTCTGGTGTAATGAGTGTTGGTGTGACTGGCGGAATTTGTTGTGATGTTTCAGTACTTGTGCTATCTAGATTGGGTTGCGCTGGCAGTGTTGTTTGTGTTTGTGTGGTCAGAGGTAGTGGTAGATTTGATTGTTCAACTGGAGTTAATGTTTCTGGTGTGGGTACAACAGTTGGAGAATCGGAGGCAATCTTTTGTTCTGGTGTGGATGCCGGTTTTGATTCATCACTAATATGTGAACTCGTAACTGTTGGTAGCACTGGTGGATTTTGCACTGATGTTGAAGTACTTGTGCTATCTAGATTGGGTTGCGCTGGCAGTGTTGTTTGTGTTTGTGTGGTCAGAGGTAGTGGTAGATTTGATTGTTCAACTGGAGTTAATGTTTCTGGTGTGGGTACAACAGTTGGAGAATCGGGGGCAATCCCTTGTTCTTGGTTGAGAGACTGCCGCATCAGTGTGGATTCATTTCCCAAAGTGGGTGGGGCAGTTGTTGATGCACTAGATATAAGAGTTGGTTCTGACTTGTTATTTACGTCTGGTGTAATGAGTGTTGGTGTGACTGGCGGAATTTGTTGTGATGTTTCGGTACTTGTGCTCTCTACGTTGGGTTGCGCCGGCAGTGTTGTTTGCGTTTGTGTGGTCAGAGGTAATGGTAGATTTGATTGTTCAACTGGAGTTAATGTTTCTGGTGTGGGTACAACAGTTGGAGAATCGGAGGCAATCTTTTGTTCTGGTGTGGATGCCGGTTTTGATTCATCACTAATATGTGAACTCGTAACTGTTGGTAGCACTGGTGGATTTTGCACTGATGTTGAAGTACTTGTGCTATCTAGATTGGGTTGCGCTGGCAGTGTTGTTTGTGTTTGTGTGGTCAGAGGTAGTGGTAGATTTGATTGTTCAACTGGAGTTAATGTTTCTGGTGTAGGTACAACAGTTGGAGAATTGGGGGCAATCTTTTGTTCCGCTTTGAGGGATCGCTGCGTAACTTCAGGCTCAACCTTCTTGGCAGAGTTTTTCTTGGTTGCCTTTTTAGATTTAGCCGTAGAGTTTGTTTTAAGTTGAGCTTTAGTTTGTTTTTTAGACTTAGTATTTTTCTGATTTAGCAACTCTGAAGAAATAACATTTTTCTCATAACTATCACTAGTAATAGTTTTTTGTGAACTCTTTTTGAGATTTTTCGGCTTTTCAATATTATTGATATTAAAATTTTCTAGATTTTTATCCAAATCCTCAAATTTAAAATTTGTTGATTGGCTTAATAAATCAGTATCTAAAGCAGTATCAAAATCATCCCAGCTTCTGAGAACTTTGCTCTTTTCGCTTCCCATTAATAAGTCCGCTGGTGCCGACAAGGGTTTTAGAATTGTTAATGGCTTTATAAAATTTAATGAATGTAATAAACTAGATTTTTTCTGTAAAAAAACACTATTAGCAATACCTAAATAACTATTCGATCCAAGTGGAGAAGATTTTATTCCTAGTTGAAATTGAACGATCTGCATAGTTGAGGTGAATAAATTGAAACTAGTTAGAGGTGAAAAAGCCCGATTTAGACCGTGTGGTAGGATTACCGCCGCCTCCTTGTTTGGCAACTTTTAAACCTTCATATGCTAAAGTGAGTTCTTCAATAGCAACTGAACTTCCATCTGCCTGAAGATCTGAAGATTTCCAGCCTATAGGAATAGCACCAATGAGAGTCCAGCTTTGCATTGTTTCACCTGCTTGGTTGAAAACCAAAATGTTGACATTTTGCCGAAGATTGTTCTCACCATTCTGTTCATCAAAAATTTTAGTAGCCCAATTCAAAAAACCAAGATTATCTGTGATGCCACGTTTGAGAGTAACGTCTGTAAATTCTATATGACCTAAGTAAACACGTTGCTGGTCGTTGACACCACCTTCGTGAAAAACATTTTTTTGAATCTGAAAACCCAAGCCCGAACATTCAGTAAAAGATGCAGCAATAGTGCTGTCTATTTCTACATAAAAACGATTAGTAGTAACATAATTGAGTTCATGATTAACATTACCATTACTAGCATTACTAGCATTACTAGCATTACTACTTTTATTACTTTTATTACCTTTCTTACCATTAACCATTATAGACACCTCTATTGACCATAATTTATAATCCTCTCCCTTTGCAATTGTAAGTCTTCCACTAAAAGTTCATATACACGATCTGTAAGCTGGTTTAAAAACATCTCGTCAGTAAAATAATCTCTTACTGTTACGACTGCTTGGAAATGCGCGGATCTTACCGAAGTTGCTGCGTATCCACCAACACCACCTATTTCTCCAATTGATGATGGAGAATCTAAAAATTTTCTTATTTTTCTTTTATTGGAGTCCATAACTGAAACAATGCGTTCTCAATTCAAGGCTAGAGGCATTGCATCAGAAGTAAAATTAGCCAAAGGTCGAATAAATGCCAACTTAATCGACAAAGTAAGCTGTCGCGCTTTTAATCTGCATATTTTTTACTTTGAACAAAAACGTCAAACCCTCTCCCTCACTCTCTCATTCCCTCGCTCACCAGAGTGCAACTTATAGGCGTAACAGCTTATGCGTGGGGAGATAGGAGAATAGGGGCAGTGGCAGGAAATTTAAGATAGGCAATGCTAACCCTGTTGTGAGTGTACGGATGGTTTGATCTCTCTATTAAAAAATTACCGAAACTGTAAAAGTGACCAAATTATTTTGCCCCAGTTGCAATAAATCACCATTACTGAGGCGGTAAGGAACCCCAGAGGCAAGAAAATTGCCATTAAGATAAGTACCATTTCGGCTGTTATCAATTATAATGTAAGCATTTTGGTTTGCATCCCAATAAATTCGAGCATGAGCACGAGAAACTACACCCTCATTGGGAATACCAAATAGATCAATTTCTGGTATTCTCCCACTCATTTGTGAACGGCGACCAATATAACCATCTTCTCTAAAAAAGCGAAATTCTCGTCCAGATGAATGCATGAGTCTGAGCACTGGACGAGGAGAACTTGGTGGTGGGTAAGCAGATGGGGTTGCGGATGATGGATAAGCAGATGGGGTTGCGGATGGTGGGTAAGCAGATGGGGCTGCGGGTGGTGGATAAGCAGGTGGTGACGGTGGCGGTAAAGGTGGAGGTGGCTGTTCTACATAAGGAACTGAAGAAGATTGATAAGAAGGTGGATTGATAGAGGCTGGATAATCAGTTTGGTTGACTACTTTTGGGGGAGACGATGTATTAGGTGGTGTACTAGATTTGGGAGCGATCGCATTACCTAACGGAGTCCCGCACATAGGGCAAACTTTAGCATTGTTGGGTAGGACGCGATTAAAATATTCACATTTAGAATTAGGGCATCGATTGGCAGACATGGGATCGATATTCTTTTTGCATCGCTTTCAAAGGAACAAGCTCTACTTTACTCAGTAGACATTGACCTTGAAAGGTAGTTAACATATCAGCAAATTTGGAAGCAGCAACAGCTGGGGGGCGGTTGTCTTTAAGGTACACAACAAATACAGGATAGCCCAAAGCGTAGCTCTTTGATTCAAATGCTTGAACATTGGGGTAATATGCTGTACCTTTGGAGCATCTCTGATACTCCTCAGGATTTATGGGTTGATCGTTAGGCTGCAACAAAGCCTGAGTAGCGCGGTTATTGTCGTCAA encodes:
- a CDS encoding FHA domain-containing protein; this encodes MSANRCPNSKCEYFNRVLPNNAKVCPMCGTPLGNAIAPKSSTPPNTSSPPKVVNQTDYPASINPPSYQSSSVPYVEQPPPPLPPPSPPAYPPPAAPSAYPPSATPSAYPSSATPSAYPPPSSPRPVLRLMHSSGREFRFFREDGYIGRRSQMSGRIPEIDLFGIPNEGVVSRAHARIYWDANQNAYIIIDNSRNGTYLNGNFLASGVPYRLSNGDLLQLGQNNLVTFTVSVIF
- a CDS encoding phage tail protein, with amino-acid sequence MVNGKKGNKSNKSSNASNASNASNGNVNHELNYVTTNRFYVEIDSTIAASFTECSGLGFQIQKNVFHEGGVNDQQRVYLGHIEFTDVTLKRGITDNLGFLNWATKIFDEQNGENNLRQNVNILVFNQAGETMQSWTLIGAIPIGWKSSDLQADGSSVAIEELTLAYEGLKVAKQGGGGNPTTRSKSGFFTSN
- a CDS encoding phage baseplate assembly protein V, with protein sequence MPAKESLYLSIPRIQLSSAGGSRWQTASPELMKDFLQIIVEESLHAPAMFTLVIHNSYLPTSPRPEYQPWRHEKLFEIGNKVKIGFVSSTTQDPNFDDELEEYLIEGEITGIEVSFNEKSEAPIIVRGYDISHRLHRGRHNYSYLNMSDTEIVKDIATRTGITMNRCDNSGQKHEYVFQENQTHMEFLRERAARIGYELYVQDNQLNFCKPASQSSLQLKWLDEINSFKTRITSAQQVSSVEVRSWDYTQKQAISETATSENVVTQTGSALGSVAIDNFNLKEPSKITVVDQPVSTAQEAQAMAQALCDELGGEFIYADAKSVGNPNIRPGRVVTIDGLGDRYSGEYYVTETRHIYSGRVYHTEFSVRGLRSGSLFSTISTPVRLQPGQTFLVGIVTDNNDPQGMGRVKVYFPTLTPPDQPGSSKPNMPGVGPGNKVSPGNKVGSGNKAGQVEEHESYWARVVAIGAGQYQKGFDCLPEVNDEVLVGFEHGDIHRPYIIGGVWNGKDNIPTPVAESVITQQNMVSVRETIPKPKKILAKPDAGKKPGNVRLRTFETRTGHTLQFIEEDKGSSHTGIRIETAQGHKIYLNDSQKQIEIITEGGHSITMNDSPGKVFTEIKTKGGHSIKMNDSPPKISTEITTQGGHSITMNDSPPNVSTEIRTKLRHFIKLTDTPVPKIVVNSMGLLYLRGKNVRIYSDGAITSNRPVVPLPASPEDPMALT